One segment of Primulina tabacum isolate GXHZ01 chromosome 6, ASM2559414v2, whole genome shotgun sequence DNA contains the following:
- the LOC142549482 gene encoding pathogenesis-related protein PR-1 codes for MKPSILFILIILATIETISDARTNNETAIYKISKQLCLNCLGESVQFLFGHNLVRARKLELPLIWDSELANYARWWAQQRQADCKLAHSFPEDGFKLGENVYWGSGSTWTPMDAVRAWADEEKYYSYRSNSCVEGQLCGHYTQIVWGSTRRIGCARVVCDSGDSFMTCNYYPPGNVIGERPY; via the coding sequence ATGAAGCCAAGTATCCTCTTCATACTCATAATCCTCGCTACCATCGAAACCATCTCGGACGCGAGAACAAACAACGAAACGGCCATATACAAAATCTCAAAGCAACTTTGTTTGAATTGCCTAGGCGaatcagtacaattcttgtttGGCCACAACTTGGTAAGGGCAAGAAAGTTGGAGTTGCCGCTCATATGGGATTCCGAGCTGGCAAATTACGCCAGGTGGTGGGCCCAACAAAGACAAGCAGATTGCAAACTAGCTCACTCGTTCCCCGAGGATGGTTTCAAGTTAGGCGAGAACGTATATTGGGGAAGTGGCTCGACTTGGACTCCGATGGATGCGGTGCGGGCGTGGGCGGACGAAGAGAAGTACTACAGTTACAGGAGCAATAGTTGCGTCGAAGGGCAGCTATGCGGACATTACACACAGATCGTGTGGGGAAGTACGAGGAGGATCGGGTGTGCTCGTGTTGTTTGCGACAGTGGAGATTCGTTCATGACTTGTAATTATTATCCTCCGGGGAATGTTATTGGTGAGAGGCCTTATTGA